The proteins below are encoded in one region of Festucalex cinctus isolate MCC-2025b chromosome 2, RoL_Fcin_1.0, whole genome shotgun sequence:
- the kif1b gene encoding kinesin-like protein KIF1B isoform X18, whose protein sequence is MSGASVKVAVRVRPFNSRETSKDSKCIIQMQGNTTTILNPKAPKEPAKTFSFDYSYWSHTTPEDPCFAAQNQVYNDIGKEMLQHAFEGYNVCIFAYGQTGAGKSYTMMGKQEEGQEGIIPMLCEDLFEKINEDNNKEELSYSVEVSYMEIYCERVRDLLNPKNKGNLRVREHPLLGPYVEDLSKLAVTSYTDIADLMDAGNKARTVAATNMNETSSRSHAVFTIVFTQRKHDSETDLSTEKVSKISLVDLAGSERADSTGAKGTRLKEGANINKSLTTLGKVISALAEVSKKKKKSDFIPYRDSVLTWLLRENLGGNSRTAMVAALSPADINYDETLSTLRYADRAKNIKCNAVINEDPNNKLVRDLKDEVARLKELLRAQGLGDILDTPIGSLTVSPSSGSLCSQGALQSATSIQERIMSTPGGEEAIERLKESEKIIAELNETWEEKLRKTEAIRMEREALLAEMGVAIREDGGTLGVFSPKKTPHLVNLNEDPLMSECLLYYIKDGITRVGQADAERRQDIVLSGAHIKEEHCIFRSEKNAHGEVIVMLVPCEGSETYVNGKRVEDSIQLRSGNRIIMGKNHVFRFNHPEQARAEREKTPSVETPVEPVDWTFAQRELLEKQGIDMKQEMEKRLTEMEILYKKEKEEADQLLEQQRLDGDSDSGDDSDKRSCEESWRLITSLREKLPPSKLQTIVKKCGLPSSGKRREPVKMYQIPQRRRITKDSKWVTISDLKIQAVKEICYEVALNDFRHTRQEIEALAIVKMKELCASYSKKDPNERDSWRAVARDVWDTVGVGDERIEDVITNGSRAGGVVMDELKVHIDKLEDILQEVKKQNNMKDEEIRALRNKMVKMEKVLPLITPEGQERPPGTDPPPSIVCTPSPQPSVPETSDAENGESQAGLSTGDDSTLKRGHARWIRQEQLRLKSLQQQEITKQLRRHTGPHRFIPPEDRKLRFPFKSNPKHRNSWSPGTHIIITDEKVIELKVPKEAVEEEDAESQGADVQSQEKIAASVIEVTPPLPSPSVQRRNKNFEHGIYQGQRHNYRNNYHQQSYERGRSNSFNLRQRASGSTEHLQQPEANRRHTQAFYQPSHYQNQPSYPQPHLQQPCHYNSTMYIDGGFNGYQQYHQPDHANQPINFQAPPRIRRQMSAPNLKASRETAV, encoded by the exons CTATTCTCAACCCCAAAGCCCCAAAAGAACCAGCCAAGACCTTCAGTTTTGATTACTCCTACTGGTCCCACACGACG CCGGAAGACCCCTGCTTTGCTGCACAGAACCAAGTGTACAATGACATTGGCAAGGAAATGCTGCAGCACGCCTTTGAGGGCTACAATGTGTGCATTTTTGCATATGGCCAGACTGGAGCTGGCAAATCCTACACCATGATGGGCAAACAGGAGGAGGGCCAGGAAGGAATCATTCCCATG CTTTGTGAAGATCTATTTGAGAAAATCAATGAGGATAACAACAAAGAGGAGCTCTCGTATTCTGTAGAG GTCAGTTACATGGAGATCTACTGTGAGCGGGTTCGAGATCTGCTCAATCCCAAGAACAAAGGGAATCTCCGGGTGAGGGAACATCCACTTTTGGGCCCCTACGTAGAGGACCTCTCAAAGCTTGCCGTTACTTCCTATACTGACATCGCTGACCTCATGGATGCGGGCAATAAGGCCAG AACTGTGGCTGCCACTAACATGAATGAGACCAGCAGCAGGTCCCATGCAGTTTTCACAATTGTCTTCACACAGCGAAAACATGACAGTGAGACGGACCTTTCCACTGAAAAA GTCAGTAAAATTAGTCTTGTGGACTTGGCAGGAAGTGAAAGAGCAGATTCCACTGGAGCTAAAGGCACCCGGCTGAAG GAGGGTGCAAACATCAACAAGTCCCTAACAACATTAGGAAAGGTCATCTCTGCCCTGGCCGAAGTG agcaagaaaaagaagaagtcagACTTCATCCCGTACAGAGACTCTGTTTTGACATGGCTCTTGAGGGAGAATCTTG GTGGAAACTCCAGAACTGCAATGGTTGCCGCCCTAAGTCCTGCTGATATCAATTATGATGAAACTCTGAGCACACTGCG CTACGCCGATCGAGCGAAGAACATCAAATGTAATGCTGTCATCAATGAGGATCCCAACAATAAGCTGGTGCGTGACCTTAAGGATGAAGTGGCTCGTCTGAAGGAACTGCTACGTGCACAAGGACTGGGAGACATCCTGGACA CCCCTATCGGTTCCCTGACAGTATCTCCATCCTCTGGCTCACTGTGCAGCCAGGGGGCCCTGCAGTCAGCCACCAGCATCCAAGAACGCATCATGTCCACTCCTGGTGGAGAGGAAGCTATTGAAAGACTCAAG gaatCGGAAAAGATCATTGCAGAGCTCAATGAAACCTGGGAAGAGAAGCTGCGAAAGACAGAGGCAATCCGCATGGAGAG GGAGGCGTTACTTGCAGAAATGGGCGTAGCAATCCGCGAAGATGGAGGCACTTTGGGGGTGTTCTCCCCGAAAAAG ACTCCTCACCTGGTTAACCTGAACGAGGATCCTCTCATGTCTGAGTGTCTCCTCTACTACATCAAAGACGGAATTACAAG GGTGGGACAGGCGGATGCTGAAAGACGACAAGATATCGTATTAAGTGGTGCGCATATCAAGGAGGAGCACTGTATTTTCCGCAGTGAGAAGAATGCCCATGGAGAAG TTATCGTCATGCTTGTGCCATGTGAGGGGTCTGAGACGTATGTAAATGGGAAGCGTGTAGAGGACTCTATCCAGCTGCGTTCAG GAAACCGTATCATTATGGGAAAGAACCACGTGTTCCGCTTCAACCACCCCGAGCAAGCCAGGGCTGAAAGGGAGAAAACGCCGTCTGTTGAAACCCCTGTGGAGCCAGTGGATTGGACCTTTGCTCAGAGAGAGCTGCTGGAGAAACAGGGCATTGACATGAAACAGGAGATGGAGAAAAG GCTCACTGAGATGGAAATCCTatacaaaaaggaaaaagaagaagcagacCAACTTCTTGAGCAGCAGAGACTG GATGGCGACTCTGATAGTGGGGATGACTCAGATAAGAGGTCTTGCGAGGAGAGCTGGAGACTGATCACGTCCTTGAGGGAAAAGCTGCCCCCCAGCAAACTCCAAACCATAGTGAAAAAATGTGGATTACCCAGCAGCGGTAAGCGAAGAGAGCCCGTGAAAATGTACCAGATCCCTCAGCGCCGCCGCATCACCAAGGACTCCAAGTGGGTAACCATCTCGGACTTGAAGATCCAGGCAGTCAAAGAAATCTGCTACGAGGTAGCACTCAACGATTTCCGCCACACCCGTCAGGAAATCGAAGCGCTGGCCATTGTGAAGATGAAGGAGCTTTGCGCGAGCTACAGCAAGAAGGACCCCAATGAGCGGGACTCATGGAGGGCGGTGGCTCGGGACGTTTGGGACACCGTGGGGGTCGGCGATGAGCGCATTGAGGACGTCATCACCAATGGGTCTCGAGCAGGCGGGGTTGTCATGGATGAGCTGAAGGTCCACATTGACAAGCTGGAGGACATCTTGCAGGAGGTCAAGAAACAGAACAACATGAAGGATGAGGAGATCCGTGCTCTCAGGAACAAGATGGTGAAAATGGAAAAAGTCCTTCCGCTCATCACCCCCGAGGGTCAAGAGAGACCTCCCGGTACAGACCCTCCTCCTAGCATAGTGTGTACACCGAGCCCCCAACCGTCTGTGCCTGAAACATCAGATGCGGAGAATGGGGAGTCCCAAGCAGGCCTAAGCACAGGAGATGACTCAACCCTGAAACGAGGTCACGCACGTTGGATACGTCAAGAGCAGCTACGCCTGAAGAGCCTCCAGCAGCAAGAGATCACCAAACAGTTGCGCCGGCACACGGGACCCCACAGATTTATACCCCCAGAAGATCGCAAACTCCGTTTCCCCTTCAAAAGTAACCCCAAACACCGCAACTCATGGAGCCCTGGCACCCATATCATTATTACAGATGAGAAAGTCATCGAGCTAAAAGTGCCAAAAGAAGCTGTTGAGGAAGAAGATGCTGAAAGCCAGGGTGCTGATGTACAGTCTCAGGAAAAGATAGCCGCTTCCGTCATAGAAGTCACTCCCCCATTGCCAAGTCCATCAGTCCAGCGCCGTAACAAAAATTTTGAGCACGGAATATACCAGGGACAGAGACATAACTACAGGAACAACTACCATCAACAATCTTATGAACGAGGACGCAGCAACTCTTTTAACCTCCGCCAGCGGGCCTCAGGTTCCACGGAGCACCTGCAGCAGCCTGAAGCCAACCGCAGGCACACGCAGGCCTTCTACCAGCCGAGCCACTATCAGAACCAGCCCTCATACCCCCAGCCCCACCTCCAACAGCCGTGCCACTATAATAGCACAATGTATATCGATGGAGGTTTCAATGGCTACCAGCAGTACCATCAGCCTGACCATGCTAACCAGCCCATCAACTTTCAGGCACCTCCCCGGATCCGCAGACAAATGTCTGCCCCCAATTTGAAAGCCAGCAGAGAGACAGCGGTTTAG